The genomic window CCATGGATCATATTCCAGTAATAGCGGTAATGTGGTCTTAATTGAAAGGTAAACTGCAGttattatttatacatatattttgtaaatgagGAAGCATCTTTATGCATAAGATATCCCTTTCAAATTGATAATCAATATCAACTAATACATAATTTCCAAGTATTTTTTATGGATAGTTTCATGATAGATATCGGATACTTAATCGAAGTATTGTTCTAGCATTTATAAACAATTCATCAGGACAACACGCCGGTTTCGAAAATCAAAGTGACACGTTTActttcatttatatcaattttaggTGGTCGTAACCAGCGACTGAACATCACTGTATCAGATACAGCCACTGGACCTCGAGCTTTGTGTGTATATTATCCAGGCCCTGCCTTCGTCGGACAGATGAAAACGTTCTTCTGTGAAAAACCAGAAGCTGGCCAGTTCTTAAGAGTTTCGCGAGACGATAAAGTTCTTAACCCGTGTGAAATTGAGGTGTACGCTTACCCATTGAAATAACTATCATAAAAATTCACTGGGAAACTAAAGTACATGTTGTTGTGTATAACCTTGAAATGACAAGAGATACTTcatacaactttaattttctTACTTGGGCATAATCATCAGCACTCGTCATTGAGCCTAGGTACCAAGTGTGAACATCCGGAGGTGTAGTTAAGAGgatgataaaaatgatattagATAATTAGGCACGTTATGATCAAGTGCCAATCAAGATATGGCAGGGTGCCGAAAAACCTTACAGACAACTGAACAGCAATTCCGGTATTGAACAGGAAATTCCAGCAATACTAGCAACAACACATTTATGCATATCGATATACGCAGGAAACGTTTCGTAAATTTAAACAATAGATAGGCAGCTATTAAATACGTAAACATTACAATAGAGACAattgtataatgatgatatttattTGGATATTTGGACACACATTCCTTGTGACTAAATCTAGTTTCTCAAATAAATCGCGATGGTTAGCTATATCAAATATTTCGGTATTAATAGCATTTTTCATCTCGTAAGTATGGGGACAATGGCAGATATCCTGGCATTTGGACTTGCCGTATTGTCAACACTTTGCAAAGACAATCTCGGGATCATTCCTTATTTCAACGAAATACAAATAGTGGAACATGAGAagtgtaaaatgtaaaaataaacatgCTCATTCAGAGCGGAAGAAGACAGGCGATAGGTAGATATTATTCAGACACAAAGGATCCAAATAATACATTCCTTAATgttaaactttattttaaacGTAATGATACAATAATACAAGTAAACTCGTGTTTACTGACTGACACAATGGCACTTTCATCATGTCTCGTGTTATAGcagtaaatattttaattgctCCTGTTTTATTGAtacatactatactgtactatccaattatattcaaaatgataGGTTCAATAAGACTCAAACTACTCATAACAAAAACACACGATCTGAAattgatatatctgtatttaatgTTTGCTTTTGAAGCGTCCGCTAACATATTGCTTTAACAAGACAATAGATATAAGATTCCAACGTTGGAAAATTGGAAACAAGTTGTCGGGGATTCCAAGTGCAAAGCATAAAATTCAATAATAGTCTTGTTCACgacttaaagggacattcctatgttcggacatcagaaacatgcacaatttctatcgagaaaatctatgtccgaacgatgattataccAGTGTTTGTACCAACATGTGATGAAATTCatgccgaaatgtacaggaaaaaaggcgtatcgtatacaGATACCATATGactttgcggtaattagtaatacttcgggtcgaattaaaaATTTTCAGAACTTAATAGTCGAAGAACCTTgatttatcttgagagtaaagctgccgtattaatgtaaagattataacatatttcccagtaagtttaatttggCGACCTAAATTTtgttcaaacgaaggaatgtccctttaatacATCAATAATAAAATCAGGTTTAAGGTTATTCCAGTATACATTATTTCTTCATGCGATTGGCAAATACGAAATGTTCGAAAAGAAATACCGGATGTTATATGAGTTTCGATTCATAACGAGTCAAAAGAAATCACCGAGAGCAAACGCTTCGGTTGAGTTTTCGGTGAATTTGAGCGTTTGATTCAAGGTAGAAATGACCCTTCAAAGTTGTGATCGAAACATACACTCGACTAGTGAACACTGTAAATGTGTAAAAACTGCATTTGACAGATTTAAAGTTTATCATTGAAATTAACCTggatatttgagaaagataaGGATGACCCATGGTAGACATTTTATGGAAAGGGCAGGGATAATATCCCTGCTTTTTAGTttgatataatatgtatatataatttttttattacataatcgACCGGCAAGTCAGAAATTGATTGTGACGTAATAATAAGGATAACGACGTAACGTCATCAATTGAAAAAGACGCAAAAAATGGCTACCTCCGTTTGATAGTGTCCGTCGCATTCTGATTTAAAACGCGAATGGTCATATCAAATTCTGAACACATATTAACGAAATATTGATTTACACAAAGATCCATGTACGCgccaaacaaaaaataacaaggATAAAAACACATGTTCTGGTAGGTTAATCGCCTGGCTTCATAGACATATAGCATTTTAAGAGGATACGTTGAGAAAAGAATGAACTGTCATGGAAATTGACATATGAGCACCTTTCAAATTAAATGTtaagagtaagatacagtagagccgaaatgaattaaactgtattgatatttgagaCAAATGTCCACGGAGTGtctatcaacatttcttatgatTGGATTAAGTGTTATATAGAATAGTAAGCTATATGGACATAACCCTTAAACAATACCAGAGCATGTTTATAACTCTATTAATGAAACATGAGGcacaagggccttaacggtcatctgactttcACCGAAGTATAAAATTTCGCTCAAGACACagaatattgtaaaattttacatatatttggtaataagagcaacccccccccccccccccccccccaaaaaaaaaaaatgaccacCTCAAATACAAAGGCATATTTTCCTGTAAAATTTATACTACTATAAATactatttgtatatacagtatatatataaactacatatatgtagataCTTCACTGCCTGTGCATTTCGGAAGAGTATCAAATTCTAACACGTCTTGGTTTGAAGAGGAAACCGTTGTTGTAATTCAGTCGTTttgaccacttttggccccgTACATTAGTCCCTGGGGGTCCTACggggccaatatgtgcataccacCAAAATACCATCCCATACTGATTATCCTTACCATATTCTTAGGATAACCCATACTCAGGGGAAAACGTGAAACCTCAGGGTCATGAATTTCCCgattttggtaaaacaccttagGACCCTTCAATCTGTGAAGAgtttttgattttaacaaatctGGATCTTGACTGGAagaactttaaaatgtctgtaAATTTATCACGTTTTGGCCCCACTCCTCGGGGCGCCCCCTGGAAGTTGGGgaccatttttttcaaaacacatGTTGTCTTTCGACAAAGAAAGACTTATGcataatttcattgaaatcggttCAGTGGTTTatgagaagtcgaaaatgtttACGGACGGCCGACGACGACCGACGGAACATGATGGCTGACCCTTAGGGACAGATGACCTACAAAATGGATCTCCGgtataaacatacataaaacGAATCACAGATATAAACCACACCAAAAACAAATCGACGAATCTTCAAGTTAtgcaaataatatttattttcacgGGCTTCGTTGATTAAGAGCATTGTAAGTGTCGAATATGAAATATACTTCTAGTTGTCTACATTCCAGTGCCCTTGTGCTGTCTTGAGTCTTTCCATCTTGCTTTAATCAAACATTAGTGTTCTATTTCTCTGTCACTGATACATAGATCTGCTTGGTCCCCTTACCTCTCTGTGAATCACATTACCATCTATCATCTATATATCACTGACTGGTCAGTGATCGTATCAGATCACTGAATGACCGTCAAGAAACTGTCTACAGTTGACTGGAGATTTATTCATTGTTAACGAGACCAGAACGCATTCTTGATGGGAAATATTAATTTGTAAAGggatttttagaaaatcttctaGAAATATATGAAGTGGTTCTACATGAGATTGTTGTCTATCCCACTGGGTTGTAAAATCTTCTAACACGTGGTGAATCTCATTTGGCACTGGAAGGAATTCTGGATAGCTGACTGCTGCCATGTCGTCCACTGGAAACAACAAAATGGTTTTCTGTATAAATCAAATACACATTCGTTTAGTATCTTTTCCCTcgaagtatatatgtatatacacaaacatgtatgtgtgtatacttGTAAAACATGctatatttatctttaataatatttttccaATGTATTAAATTCATCAAATCATTCTACATTTTCAATTGAACTATTGAgttattgaattatttaacTATGTAATGATTAAAGCAAATGTCTTGAAAGGTGTTATGTTTCACATGTAAAGAGGCTATGGAATATCCTTACGTGTCGGTAGAACGTCGTAATAATAGAGAACAGGGTGCAGGAAGTTCGACAACTCGGCGTATAACGGGTCGGAACTTGCTCTGTCTATTCGGAACACATCTTCTTGGGGCCCGTGAAAGGTTTGTCCGTACTGTAATACGACCACCAATACGGACATCTTTCCAATTCTAATACCTGTCATATACTCCAGATTATGAAGCATCCTCAGAGGGAATTCttctatatatttaaaatgttcttcttctctataaaataaataaaattgataataaCAACTGTATTTGCTATGTTTTAGGTAAAACGAGAAGGAGTCGTAAAAACTGATTAGAGcctaaatataaaatatgtattttaacgcatattttactggtgtttataaaacatatatacctCAGTGAAAATGCATTCGTTTTATGTCTTTATTTCAATAAGATTTGAGACATTGGCCACGTATCATTTGAAGAATAGAAGATCTTGAATAAATTTTGCCGACAGGTCTTGTTTTCATATGGTTAAGATGACCACTGGTATAGGAATGTCTTTCTCCATCAGAAGACACGAGACTATGGCTATTTATTAGAAATTTCCAGCTACATTCTAGGGCTAAATGCTAATATGaatttatctaaataaacatCAGAATATGACGCTTTCTTGTATTGTTCAAGCCAGCATTCGCCGCGGAGACTCAAGTACATCTGAGCATACATATTATGGCATTAAGAACcaaaagtttttgttttgtttttctattcTAAACGGATTATGGATCGATACCTCTTTAATATGTACAAATGACTGTTAGATATATCTTTTATATGTACAGATTACTGACATATATCACTTCGCTATGTACAGATTACTGACAGATATCACTTTGTTATGTACAGATTACTGACATATATCACTTTGTTATGTACAGATTACTGACAGATATCACTGTGTTGTGTACAGATTACTGACAGATATCACTGTGTTATGTACAGATTACTGACAGATATCACTGTGTTATGTACAGATTACTGACAGATATCACTTTATTTACAGATTGACAGATATCACTTTGTTATTTACAGATTACTGACCGATACCTCTTTATTATGTACATATTACCGACAGATACCTCTTTGCTATGTACAGATTACCGACAGATATCACTTTGTTATGTACATATTACCGACAGATACCACTTTGATAAGTACAGATTACTGACAGATACCACTTTGTTATTTACAGATTACTGACCGATACCTCTTTGTTATGTACATATTACCGACAGATATCACTTTATTATGTACATATTACCGACAGATATCACTTTATTATGTACATATTACCGACAGATATCACTTTGTTATGTACAGATTACTGACAGATATCACTTTGTTATGTACAGATTACTGACAGATATAACTTCGTTATGTACAGATTACTGACAGATATCACTTCGTTATGTACATATTACCGACAGATATCACTTTGTTATGTACAGATTACTGACAGATATCACTTTGTTATGTACAGATTACTGACAGATATCACTTCGTTATGTACAGATTACTGACAGATACCACTTTGATAAGTACatattactgacagataccACTTCGTTATGTATAGATTACTGACAGGTAGCACTTTGATAAGTACATATTACTGACAGGTAGCACTTTGATAAGTACATATTACTGACAGGTAGCACTTTGATAAGTACAGATTACTGACAGATACCTCTGTTATGTATAGATTACTGACAGGTAGCACTTTGATAAGTACAGATTACTGACAGGTAGCACTTTGATAAGTACAGATTACCGACAGGTAGCACTTTGATAAGTACAGATTACCGACAGATACCACTTTGATAGTACAGATTACTGACAGATACCACTTTGATAAGTACAGATTACTGACAGATACCACTTTGATAAGTACAGATTACTGACAGATACCTCTGTTATGTATAGATTACTGACAGATACCACTTTGATAAGTACAGATTACTGACAGATACCACATTGATAAGTACAGATTACTGACAGATACCACTTTGATAAGTACAGATTACTGACAGATATCACTTTGTTATGTACAGATTACTGACAGATATCACTTCGTTATGTACAGATTACTGACAGATACCACTTTGATAAGTACatattactgacagataccACTTCGTTATGTATAGATTACTGACAGGTAGCACTTTGATAAGTACATATTACTGACAGGTAGCACTTTGATAAGTACATATTACTGACAGGTAGCACTTTGATAAGTACAGATTACTGACAGATACCTCTGTTATGTATAGATTACTGACAGGTAGCACTTTGATAAGTACAGATTACTGACAGGTAGCACTTTGATAAGTACAGATTACCGACAGGTAGCACTTTGATAAGTACAGATTACCGACAGATACCACTTTGATAGTACAGATTACTGACAGATACCACTTTGATAAGTACAGATTACTGACAGATACCACTTTGATAAGTACAGATTACTGACAGATACCACTTTGATAAGTACAGATTACTGACAGATACCTCTGTTATGTATAGATTACTGACAGATACCACTTTGATAAGTACAGATTACTGACAGATACCACATTGATAAGTACAGATTACTGACAGATACCACTTTGATAAGTACAGATTACTGACAGATATCACTTTGTTATGTACAGATTACTGACAGATATCACTTCGTTATGTACAGATTACTGACAGATACCACTTTGATAAGTACatattactgacagataccACTTCGTTATGTATAGATTACTGACAGGTAGCACTTTGATAAGTACATATTACTGACAGGTAGCACTTTGATAAGTACATATTACTGACAGGTAGCACTTTGATAAGTACAGATTACTGACAGATACCTCTGTTATGTATAGATTACTGACAGGTAGCACTTTGATAAGTACAGATTACTGACAGGTAGCACTTTGATAAGTACAGATTACCGACAGGTAGCACTTTGATAAGTACAGATTACCGACAGATACCACTTTGATAGTACAGATTACTGACAGATACCACTTTGATAAGTACAGATTACTGACAGATACCACTTTGATAAGTACAGATTACTGACAGATACCACTTTGATAAGTACAGATTACTGACAGATACCTCTGTTATGTATAGATTACTGACAGATACCACTTTGATAAGTACAGATTACTGACAGATACCACTTTGATAAGTACAGATTACTGACAGATACCACTTTGATAAGTACAGATTACTGACAGATACCTCGGTTATGTACAGATTACTGACAGATACCTCTGTTATGTTCAGATTAatgctgccctgcaggtagggcgtaagaattgtacctgctgcccccattgcatgatcgtaaaaggcgactaaacttgggatcttatcttttctcttctttcttaacaactttcttcttcctaatgtctcccttgacaatgcctcacttttggccttaattgagcgttcgccgctgtgaggaaggctttgtgttctgtcccctagccgagacataccagagtctttaaaaaaatggtagttgctactcctgcttagcgctcagcatatttggagttggacgactggttcgcccgttgtcagtataatgtgaccgggtgaggtatgctgctgggtgtcttcggcagtatgcttcagtgaggtagcactataaatcggcaaaagttccggcctatcacaaggagacttaacacgaacataccgcagcctcccaaaacacacatacgcactcatcacacgcatgcatatcgcacgcacgggaggccgtccttgaatgaccttagctgttaataggacgttaaacaaaataaaccaaaccaaaccaaatcagaTTAATGACAGATATCTCTTTGTTAAGTACAGTCAGTGGATAAATGCCTCTTTGATTTGTTCAGATTACTAACCGATCAATAAGTACGATGTCACCAAGTATACTGAACATCTGATAGAGTCCGGATGCCTCGTTGACACGCTTTAGTATTGTTGTGGCGAGATCCGTTAGTGGCAACCGCACGCATGGCCATGATTTGTTCTTGTATTTTTGTCTTAGGATGTTGAAGAGGGCACgtgcttttaaaaaatatcaatatttctattAAAACCTCATGTGTACATTAATATAACTTCTTTGTATTTCAAAGAGAAACACAAAGCTTGTTTAATATGTCTataaatttacaaaatgtacgAGGAATAACACAGGCTCAATCTCTCACACATACGTTTGTCCAACGTTGAAAAAGAAAATACGTATGGATTTATCACGTTGAGACATTGAAATTtccttggtttttttttgtgtgttcttttttgtttttttacatttttctgaTTCCATATACTTTGGCAgacttttacctgtatatctaaATCCGTGAACAAAACCGCCAGCAGACTTTCTATAATCCAGTGAGTGAGCTATGGTCCCGGCGAAGAAAAGCCCACGAATGATCGGAGACTGGTAGTCGGGTCGTATCCGGGGATATTTAGCTATTCGCCCCCCTCCTAATGGTATCAACGATTCactgaaataaaatcatattatcATAATCACCTGTACAATCTTGTGTTCAGAAACGTTTTTTGCTATCCAACTAgaagaaattaaatattttcatttcaagcaAGTGTAAAAAAAAGTCTTACTCATACTAGAAGGCCGAAAAATCTGTATGTTCGGTAAATACTGTATCTCTTACTGATTTCATACTGAAATGTGGTGTTCGCATGCACCTTTTTGAACCATCTTTTGAGATTGTTGGATGGAAAGCTCCACTGGAGAAAGTTAAGATACTACATAATGTACATCGCCGACAAGGTATACAATGCTTGTCAAAACATATGGCATGGAGTGACACCtactgtattgtaatatattaacaccaaaaaatgaagaaatacgGCGGTAATTACATGTCCTAAAATGAGCGCCTTTAGGACCAAAAGTTATAGGACAGACAAAGAGACAGAACATGATTGAATTTTAGAGATGCAAGTAAATATTTATTcacttaaaattaaaattggttTCGGCCAATTTCTTATTTCCTAGCTCCCCTTTGGACAACGACAACATTTGTTCCAGTTGATCACTGATTTATTAGACATTCGATTAACTTACCTATTGAAAATAGATTTGTCAAACATGAAACCGAGGCATCTGATGATCTTATCGTATGGCGTGTTGAGTGGATCATTGTCGAAAGGATGCATAGCCGACATGATTTCTCGATCTCGCAGGAAGAGCTTGCCTCCCTCTGACACTACTCGAAAGGCTGATATATTACTGAACTCCAGGAGACCATCAAGTGACTTAAGCTGGTACGTATCGAGCAACCCGTTGTTCACAGCTCTGTTTATCAAACCGCAAAAAAGGATAATATTAAGTGATAGGAAAATCGAAACTTGTCCTCCAATATGATGAAATCAGGAGAAATATCGGTACAGAAACACTTATTATTTGCAAAATAAGATAAGAACATATTTTCCGAAAAAAATCGTCTTTTGTTCGTATTTACTAATCCCGAGTTACTATTAAAGGCATGTCTTGCCCTTAAAATAAAAATCGTGTAGTGACAAAGGAACTGCGATCCATGTAAATGAAAATTTACCGCAGATTTGTTTTTccgatacaatgttatataacaattaaagtATAATAAACCTCAAAGTATTTTGTAGTATGATGTGCAGCTGTAGAATAAAGATGAAGTCGTAGATTGTGGGTTTCTCTGTTTATTGATGcaggtaggtatatattgtgtcCGTTCGAAGACGTCTAGAAGTGACGTGTCCGTGCAAAGCACGGCCGAAGGAGTGACATTAGTATGAATGGAAGGCTACtcttatataataatcataatgtACATCGGCCGGACAGATAGGTTTCCCCCGAAGATAATTGAATACAACCAGTATTACATGAACATGGTTTAGATAACATCCAAGTTGTTTAGAGAACCGAGGTAAATCTAATTACTGGCAAATTAGctaatatgtgtacatgtagatatgatgaTTTACATgctataattatacaaactgctactgaacatattacagtacacattttttattctttatgtGGGGTCGCGGATGAATAAACATGTAAATGAAATGTTTACTACCTGACATCGCCGACGTAATGGGTTTCCCACGCAAGTCGAATCCTACTCCGCCCCACCATGTGGATAAAGTTTGTCTTGGAGTAGATAGCGTCTGCTGTCTCGAAAGCGGAATTCCCTCGACCTTTAGGAATGGAGCAATAACAAACTGCATTTCTCGATTTTATCAAGCATTGAAAATAACTActtaaatgtataatatatatttataaaaaaccTTTTCAGTGTGTACACAGAGGGGAATGAAACACCAACCTAAATTCCtttgtacatacatttgtatattgggTTTAATCCAAACTATTGGTGATGTTATTGTCAAAAAATCATTATACTTAATAATTCTTCTGATTATGTACATTTACTCCTTCATTCTATCCTCAAATCCTATTACAAATCAAAACTCCTTGAAAATAACAACCTTTTACAGTATTTAGTGTTTAATTTACTTTTACTGTACCTAAAATCATAACCTGTCTCTAGTGTTTAATTTACTTATACTGTACCTAAAAT from Pecten maximus chromosome 1, xPecMax1.1, whole genome shotgun sequence includes these protein-coding regions:
- the LOC117326997 gene encoding FAD-dependent oxidoreductase domain-containing protein 2-like; its protein translation is MTLIPSLSEATNRHTRGYETEFCIIGAGPAGIQLGFFFEKSGMDYIIYERSNISGSFFVKYPRHGKLISINKRNTGSSNKEFNLRHDWNSLLSDDDSMLFRHYSSDLFPHKDTMIKYLNDFSKHFRLNIMYNTEISNIRMATMLDNKQNMMFQMDDQHSNTKTCRVLIVATGIWKPYIPDLPGVELTESYDDLSLDPEDYEAKSVMILGRGNSAFETADAIYSKTNFIHMVGRSRIRLAWETHYVGDVRAVNNGLLDTYQLKSLDGLLEFSNISAFRVVSEGGKLFLRDREIMSAMHPFDNDPLNTPYDKIIRCLGFMFDKSIFNSESLIPLGGGRIAKYPRIRPDYQSPIIRGLFFAGTIAHSLDYRKSAGGFVHGFRYTARALFNILRQKYKNKSWPCVRLPLTDLATTILKRVNEASGLYQMFSILGDIVLIDREEEHFKYIEEFPLRMLHNLEYMTGIRIGKMSVLVVVLQYGQTFHGPQEDVFRIDRASSDPLYAELSNFLHPVLYYYDVLPTLDDMAAVSYPEFLPVPNEIHHVLEDFTTQWDRQQSHVEPLHIFLEDFLKIPLQINISHQECVLVSLTMNKSPVNCRQFLDGHSVI